One genomic window of Polyangium aurulentum includes the following:
- the rlmN gene encoding 23S rRNA (adenine(2503)-C(2))-methyltransferase RlmN — translation MRLLLRARDGALVESVLIPGPARTTLCISSQVGCARACAFCETGRLGLERQLSAGEIVDQVRLARAEWAALGGEPALSNIVFMGMGEPFDNLGEVLRAIRLLTDARAFGFAPSRVTVSTVGVADKLPAFFAGARAELAVSLNAPDDERRRAIMPVNARFSMAALREAIERSMPQGRRVLFEYVLFDGFNDAPEDADLLAAYVRGLRCRVNVIPCNPGPDPRLRPPSPERLEAFVARLSSHEITTLVRRPRGRDVGGACGQLAGARRLVVVQGSDVG, via the coding sequence GTGCGGCTGCTGCTGCGGGCGCGGGATGGGGCGCTCGTCGAGTCGGTTCTCATCCCGGGCCCGGCGAGGACGACGCTCTGTATTTCGAGCCAGGTTGGGTGTGCGCGGGCTTGTGCGTTCTGTGAGACGGGGCGGCTCGGGCTCGAGCGGCAGCTCTCGGCGGGGGAGATTGTCGATCAGGTGCGGCTGGCGCGGGCGGAGTGGGCGGCGCTCGGGGGAGAGCCGGCCTTGTCGAACATCGTTTTCATGGGCATGGGGGAGCCGTTCGACAACCTGGGGGAGGTTTTGCGGGCGATCCGGCTGCTCACGGATGCGCGGGCGTTTGGGTTTGCGCCTTCGCGGGTCACGGTGAGCACGGTGGGGGTTGCGGACAAGCTCCCGGCGTTTTTTGCGGGGGCGCGGGCGGAGCTGGCGGTGAGCCTCAACGCGCCGGATGACGAGCGGCGGCGGGCGATCATGCCTGTGAATGCGCGTTTCTCGATGGCGGCGTTGCGGGAGGCGATCGAGCGGTCCATGCCGCAGGGGCGGCGGGTGTTGTTCGAGTATGTCCTCTTCGATGGGTTCAACGATGCGCCGGAGGATGCGGATCTGCTGGCGGCGTACGTGCGTGGGTTGCGGTGTCGGGTGAACGTGATTCCTTGCAATCCTGGGCCGGATCCTCGGTTGCGTCCGCCTTCGCCGGAGCGGCTGGAGGCGTTTGTCGCGAGGCTCTCGTCGCATGAGATCACGACGCTCGTGCGCAGGCCGCGGGGGCGGGATGTGGGTGGGGCGTGTGGGCAGCTTGCGGGGGCGCGCAGGCTCGTCGTGGTGCAGGGGTCGGACGTGGGCTGA
- a CDS encoding SDR family oxidoreductase, whose translation MRLRDRVVFITGASRGIGRAVALACAREGADIVVAAKTEVENNPRLPGTIHDVAREVEALGRRALAIKLDVRDDAACEAAVEQAAGHFGRIDALINNAGALWWADVLETPVKKFDLVMGINVRASFVLAHAVLPHMIKQRFGHIVMMSPPVDVTACAHHGAYTVSKFGMTMIAHAIAEEASAHNVTAHALWPATAIESYATINFGLGGPEMWRKADILADATVALLAKEPSERPGRAWIDEELLRSEGVTDFSKYQCLPGVEPPHFPFSGLPKTTQTVDKK comes from the coding sequence ATGCGGCTTCGAGACAGGGTGGTGTTCATCACGGGGGCCTCGCGCGGCATCGGGCGGGCGGTGGCATTGGCTTGCGCGCGCGAGGGCGCGGACATCGTCGTGGCAGCGAAGACGGAGGTCGAGAACAACCCTCGGCTGCCCGGCACGATCCACGACGTCGCGCGCGAGGTCGAGGCGCTCGGCCGGCGCGCGCTGGCGATCAAGCTCGACGTGCGCGACGACGCGGCCTGCGAGGCGGCGGTGGAGCAGGCGGCGGGGCATTTCGGGCGCATCGACGCGCTCATCAACAACGCCGGCGCGCTCTGGTGGGCCGACGTGCTCGAGACCCCGGTCAAGAAGTTCGACCTCGTCATGGGCATCAACGTGCGGGCCTCGTTCGTCCTGGCACACGCGGTGTTGCCGCACATGATCAAGCAGCGCTTCGGGCATATCGTGATGATGAGCCCGCCGGTGGACGTGACGGCCTGCGCGCACCACGGCGCCTACACGGTCTCGAAGTTCGGCATGACCATGATCGCGCACGCGATCGCCGAGGAAGCGAGCGCGCACAACGTCACGGCGCACGCGCTCTGGCCCGCGACCGCGATCGAGAGCTACGCGACCATCAACTTCGGCCTCGGCGGCCCCGAGATGTGGCGCAAGGCGGACATCCTCGCGGACGCGACCGTCGCGCTGCTCGCGAAGGAGCCCTCGGAGCGGCCTGGCAGGGCGTGGATCGACGAAGAGCTCCTCCGCTCGGAGGGCGTCACCGATTTCTCCAAGTACCAGTGCCTCCCCGGCGTCGAGCCGCCCCATTTCCCCTTCTCGGGATTGCCGAAGACGACGCAGACCGTAGACAAGAAGTAG